One Pygocentrus nattereri isolate fPygNat1 chromosome 23, fPygNat1.pri, whole genome shotgun sequence genomic window carries:
- the mrps31 gene encoding 28S ribosomal protein S31, mitochondrial isoform X2 produces MYRRAILSVYQRRSALKPPRDPRLGPPAWTHLACVPVFRAAVQLSRRAFGSAGVQLCEKKEGAPAPVAEEVKNGGETTEELQTEPKKREGAASKTEKELKDKIENRSFQETAAVQTDNTVKAKAQSPDFRTESESDSDSDSDSDSDSDSEAVSRAGAKTEENKITESAEERKSTPASPEKAKDNEVGKKGLLELLGAMKVEVTTKRKLKAPKIQRSGQEAPPRPGEMESTTSMFQQATSEAASQSETLSPELVEAASAAASTLPDSTQAKSELLRQLRKHEAVSQEQRKGETHDIGNIIADMKVGRRLNGRPNARPANQIRFDEDGRGYTHDRGITSELDGVRRRKNPFLTKRLSIFPVGAEQEPDTDLAAGPTLWDADLASQIVQVVNQRPRNGFEEMIQWTREGKLWQYPINNEAGMEEETSVPFHEHVFLERHLENGFPQQGPIRHFMELVVTGLGKNPHLSVKQKLEHIAWFRDYFQQKQDVLNEAETY; encoded by the exons ATGTACAGAAGAGCGATTTTATCTGTTTATCAGCGCAGAAGCGCATTAAAGCCCCCGCGGGACCCCCGACTCGGCCCCCCGGCATGGACACACCTGGCCTGTGTTCCCGTTTTCAG GGCTGCGGTCCAGCTGAGCCGGAGAGCGTTCGGGAGCGCTGGGGTCCAGCTCTGTGAGAAGAAAGAAGGAGCACCTGCGCCTGTCGCAGAGGAGGTAAAGAACGGCGGAGAGACGACGGAGGAGCTGCAGACAGAGCCCAAGAAGAGGGAAGGTGCAGCGTCTAAAACGGAGAAGGAGCTGAAGGACAAGATCGAAAACAGATCTTTCCAAGAGACGGCGGCTGTACAAACTGACAACACAGTCAAAGCAAAAgctcagagtccagacttcagaACAGAATCTGAgtctgactctgattctgactctgactctgactctgactctgactctgaagcCGTGAGTCGGGCCGGAGCTAAAACAGAAGAGAACAAGATCACAGAGTCAGCAGAAGAACGGAAATCAACCCCAGCATCACCAGAGAAAGCTAAAGATAATGAG GTGGGAAAGAAGGGTCTCCTGGAGCTGCTGGGGGCCATGAAGGTTGAGGTGACCACCAAGCGCAAACTCAAAGCCCCCAAGATCCAACGGAGTGGGCAGGAGGCTCCACCCAGGCCTGGGGAGATGGAGAGCACCACCAGCATGTTCCAGCAGGCCACCAGCGAGGCGGCGTCACAGAG TGAGACTCTGAGTCCAGAGCTCGTTGAGGCTGCTTCCGCAGCTGCGTCCACTTTGCCGGACAGCACTCAGGCCAAATCCGAGCTCCTCCGGCAGCTTCGGAAACACGAAGCCGTCTCACAGgagcagagaaaaggagaaacgCACGACATCGG GAACATAATTGCTGATATGAAGGTGGGCAGGAGGCTGAACGGCCGACCGAACGCCAGACCGGCCAATCAGATTCGCTTTGATGAAGATGGACGAGGATACACGCACGACCGCGGCATCACCAGCGAGCTGGACGGAGTCCGCAGGag GAAGAATCCTTTCCTCACTAAAAGGCTGAGCATCTTCCCTGTTGGTGCGGAACAGGAGCCGGACACCGATCTGG CCGCAGGTCCCACGCTTTGGGACGCTGATCTGGCCAGTCAGATCGTCCAGGTGGTAAACCAGCGGCCCCGGAACGGCTTTGAGGAGATGATTCAGTGGACCAGAGAAGGAAAGCTGTGGCAGTATCCCATCAACAATGAAGCAG GCATGGAAGAAGAGACCAGCGTGCCGTTCCATGAACACGTGTTCCTAGAGCGCCACCTGGAGAACGGTTTCCCCCAGCAGGGCCCTATCAGACACTTCATGGAGCTGGTGGTCACTGGCTTGGGCAAGAACCCCCACCTGTCTGTCAAACAGAAGCTGGAGCACATCGCCTGGTTCAGAGATTATTTCCAGCAGAAGCAGGACGTTCTGAACGAGGCCGAGACATACTGA
- the mrps31 gene encoding 28S ribosomal protein S31, mitochondrial isoform X1 yields the protein MYRRAILSVYQRRSALKPPRDPRLGPPAWTHLACVPVFRAAVQLSRRAFGSAGVQLCEKKEGAPAPVAEEVKNGGETTEELQTEPKKREGAASKTEKELKDKIENRSFQETAAVQTDNTVKAKAQSPDFRTESESDSDSDSDSDSDSDSEAVSRAGAKTEENKITESAEERKSTPASPEKAKDNEKVGKKGLLELLGAMKVEVTTKRKLKAPKIQRSGQEAPPRPGEMESTTSMFQQATSEAASQSETLSPELVEAASAAASTLPDSTQAKSELLRQLRKHEAVSQEQRKGETHDIGNIIADMKVGRRLNGRPNARPANQIRFDEDGRGYTHDRGITSELDGVRRRKNPFLTKRLSIFPVGAEQEPDTDLAAGPTLWDADLASQIVQVVNQRPRNGFEEMIQWTREGKLWQYPINNEAGMEEETSVPFHEHVFLERHLENGFPQQGPIRHFMELVVTGLGKNPHLSVKQKLEHIAWFRDYFQQKQDVLNEAETY from the exons ATGTACAGAAGAGCGATTTTATCTGTTTATCAGCGCAGAAGCGCATTAAAGCCCCCGCGGGACCCCCGACTCGGCCCCCCGGCATGGACACACCTGGCCTGTGTTCCCGTTTTCAG GGCTGCGGTCCAGCTGAGCCGGAGAGCGTTCGGGAGCGCTGGGGTCCAGCTCTGTGAGAAGAAAGAAGGAGCACCTGCGCCTGTCGCAGAGGAGGTAAAGAACGGCGGAGAGACGACGGAGGAGCTGCAGACAGAGCCCAAGAAGAGGGAAGGTGCAGCGTCTAAAACGGAGAAGGAGCTGAAGGACAAGATCGAAAACAGATCTTTCCAAGAGACGGCGGCTGTACAAACTGACAACACAGTCAAAGCAAAAgctcagagtccagacttcagaACAGAATCTGAgtctgactctgattctgactctgactctgactctgactctgactctgaagcCGTGAGTCGGGCCGGAGCTAAAACAGAAGAGAACAAGATCACAGAGTCAGCAGAAGAACGGAAATCAACCCCAGCATCACCAGAGAAAGCTAAAGATAATGAG AAGGTGGGAAAGAAGGGTCTCCTGGAGCTGCTGGGGGCCATGAAGGTTGAGGTGACCACCAAGCGCAAACTCAAAGCCCCCAAGATCCAACGGAGTGGGCAGGAGGCTCCACCCAGGCCTGGGGAGATGGAGAGCACCACCAGCATGTTCCAGCAGGCCACCAGCGAGGCGGCGTCACAGAG TGAGACTCTGAGTCCAGAGCTCGTTGAGGCTGCTTCCGCAGCTGCGTCCACTTTGCCGGACAGCACTCAGGCCAAATCCGAGCTCCTCCGGCAGCTTCGGAAACACGAAGCCGTCTCACAGgagcagagaaaaggagaaacgCACGACATCGG GAACATAATTGCTGATATGAAGGTGGGCAGGAGGCTGAACGGCCGACCGAACGCCAGACCGGCCAATCAGATTCGCTTTGATGAAGATGGACGAGGATACACGCACGACCGCGGCATCACCAGCGAGCTGGACGGAGTCCGCAGGag GAAGAATCCTTTCCTCACTAAAAGGCTGAGCATCTTCCCTGTTGGTGCGGAACAGGAGCCGGACACCGATCTGG CCGCAGGTCCCACGCTTTGGGACGCTGATCTGGCCAGTCAGATCGTCCAGGTGGTAAACCAGCGGCCCCGGAACGGCTTTGAGGAGATGATTCAGTGGACCAGAGAAGGAAAGCTGTGGCAGTATCCCATCAACAATGAAGCAG GCATGGAAGAAGAGACCAGCGTGCCGTTCCATGAACACGTGTTCCTAGAGCGCCACCTGGAGAACGGTTTCCCCCAGCAGGGCCCTATCAGACACTTCATGGAGCTGGTGGTCACTGGCTTGGGCAAGAACCCCCACCTGTCTGTCAAACAGAAGCTGGAGCACATCGCCTGGTTCAGAGATTATTTCCAGCAGAAGCAGGACGTTCTGAACGAGGCCGAGACATACTGA